One genomic window of Nicotiana sylvestris chromosome 10, ASM39365v2, whole genome shotgun sequence includes the following:
- the LOC104242775 gene encoding V-type proton ATPase subunit F isoform X2 yields the protein MLKAKSKKKKLQLYLDTITGFLLAGVGNVDLRRKTNYLIVDSKTTVKQIEDAFKEFTTREDIAIVLISQYVANMIRFLVDSYNKPIPAILEIPSKDHPYDPAHDSVLSRVKYLFSTESVASGRR from the exons ATGCTtaaagcaaaaagcaaaaaaaaaaaattgcaactaTATCTT GATACAATCACTGGATTTTTATTGGCCGGAGTTGGCAATGTTGATTTGAGGAGGAAAACTAACTACCTTATTGTGGATTCGA AGACAACGGTGAAGCAGATCGAAGATGCTTTTAAAGAATTCACCACAAGGGAGGACATTGCAATAGTGTTAATCAGCCAATAT GTCGCAAACATGATCAGATTCTTGGTTGATAGCTACAATAAACCAATTCCAGCCATTCTGGAGATTCCTTCAAAGGACCATCCATATGATCCTGCTCATGACTCTGTTCTTTCACGAGTGAAGTACCTCTTCTCTACTGAATCAGTGGCATCTGGAAGACGATGA
- the LOC104242773 gene encoding xyloglucan-specific galacturonosyltransferase 1-like yields the protein MSSLEEIKSILEEKGSRKSLLVTKKMTSSLSKKRARLSKKELGTFFYSILAKLLCLIPIAILFFLLIFFWSSSTTIISGKIIHLCFQSRKLNDLYCISAGTQPNLETPISSFSNGSFPSVNGTATKLVNDLQQKSTRLGIPIPPGYHAFRNGMVKSDEELLVAYNDVEDQLMVHRSWTSSQNNAKCDGRGIYVYELPTKFNKDLVSQCADMVPWVDLCSFFSNDAMGEPVEKLGKGWYQTHQYSLELIFHSRILNHPCRVMNRSEAELFYVPFYAGLDVLRWHFKNVSNDVKDSLGLDLAKWLESQPTWFKRSGKDHVFVLGKISWDFRRYNNSDWGSRFLELDEMQNPVKLLIERQPWHLNDIGIPHPTYFHPQSDDDIITWQLKIIKANRKSLVSFAGAPRPDAPESIRSILINQCISIETGECRFLNCSSGACDQPESIIELFMESEFCLQPPGDSPTRKSVFDSLISGCIPVIFDPFTAYYQYPWHLPEDYKKYSIFIDQEDVRNMKVNVVETLMKIPAGEREKMRRYIIYELLPGLVYGDPKSKLEKFQDAFSITMNNLLERLTRLE from the exons ATGTCCAGTTTAGAAGAAATTAAAAGCATACTAGAAGAGAAAGGATCAAGAAAATCCTTGTTAGTAACCAAGAAAATGACCTCTTCTCTTTCCAAAAAGAGAGCTAGGCTTTCCAAAAAAGAACTTGGCACCTTCTTTTATTCTATCCTAGCTAAACTTCTATGTCTTATCCCTATTGCAATCCTCTTCTTTCTTTTAATCTTCTTTTGGTCTTCTTCTACCACCATTATTTCTGGTAAAATTATCCATCTTTGCTTCCAATCCCGAAAACTCAATGATCTTTATTGTATTTCTGCTGGAACACAACCAAATCTTGAAACACCAATTAGCTCCTTTTCTAACGGTAGTTTTCCATCCGTTAATGGTACTGCAACGAAATTGGTTAATGATTTGCAACAAAAATCTACACGTCTTGGAATACCGATACCACCAGGGTACCATGCTTTCAGAAATGGCATGGTTAAAAGCGACGAGGAATTGTTAGTGGCTTATAATGATGTGGAAGATCAACTAATGGTGCATCGATCGTGGACATCGAGCCAAAACAATGCAAAGTGTGATGGTAGGGGAATATATGTGTATGAATTGCCAACAAAGTTCAACAAAGATTTGGTATCTCAGTGTGCTGACATGGTTCCTTGGGTTGATCTCTGTAGTTTCTTTAGCAATGATGCAATGGGTGAGCCAGTAGAAAAGCTAGGAAAAGGATGGTACCAAACTCATCAGTATTCATTGGAGTTGATATTTCACTCCAGGATTTTGAATCATCCTTGTAGAGTAATGAACAGAAGTGAAGCAGAGTTATTTTATGTGCCTTTCTATGCTGGACTTGATGTCTTGAGATGGCATTTCAAGAATGTTTCAAATGATGTCAAGGACTCTCTCGGACTAGACCTTGCAAAATGGCTCGAGTCTCAACCAACTTGGTTTAAGAGATCAG GTAAAGACCATGTATTTGTCCTTGGAAAAATTTCTTGGGACTTCAGAAGATATAACAATTCCGATTGGGGAAGTAGGTTCTTGGAGCTAGACGAAATGCAGAATCCAGTCAAGCTGTTGATAGAACGACAACCATGGCATCTTAACGACATAGGAATACCTCATCCGACTTATTTCCACCCACAATCAGATGATGATATAATAACATGGCAGCTGAAAATCATTAAGGCAAATCGAAAAAGCCTCGTGAGCTTTGCTGGTGCACCAAGACCTGATGCACCAGAAAGCATTAGGTCGATCTTGATCAACCAGTGCATTTCAATAGAAACTGGTGAATGCAGATTCTTGAATTGTAGTTCGGGTGCATGTGATCAACCCGAGTCCATCATCGAGCTGTTCATGGAATCTGAATTCTGTTTGCAGCCTCCGGGTGATAGCCCGACGAGAAAATCAGTATTTGATTCTCTGATATCGGGTTGCATTCCGGTTATATTTGATCCATTTACAGCATACTATCAATATCCTTGGCATTTACCAGAAGATTACAAGAAGTATTCAATTTTCATAGATCAAGAAGATGTGAGAAATATGAAAGTCAATGTTGTGGAGACGCTTATGAAAATTCCTGCGGGGGAAAGAGAGAAAATGAGAAGATACATCATTTATGAATTATTACCTGGATTGGTGTACGGAGATCCAAAATCTAAGCTGGAGAAATTCCAAGATGCATTCTCTATAACAATGAATAATCTGCTTGAAAGGTTGACCAGATTGGAATAA